The following coding sequences lie in one Kribbella sp. NBC_00709 genomic window:
- the pepN gene encoding aminopeptidase N, protein MPGTNLTRDEARSRAGVVSDVTYAIELDLTGAPSGAPTFPSVTTVTFTATAGASTFADLIADKVRTVTLNGDALDPDVVYDGARIQLDGLAERNELTVVADCLYSRTGEGLHRSVDPADKETYLYTQFEVPDARRVFTTFEQPDLKAPFTFTVSAPARWAVISNAPTPEPTTYTGENGEELARWEFPPTERISTYITAVVAGPYHVVTDAYEGPHGTYPLSLLCRPSLKEALDVEDLFEVTKQGFALFEEAFGTPYPFHKYDQAFVPEYNMGAMENAGCVTLRDEYLFRSRTTHAELESRANTVLHELAHMWFGDLVTMTWWDDLWLNESFAEWASHWAQVVATTKYSDAWTTFCNARKNWAYRQDQLPSTHPIAADMIDFHAVEVNFDGITYAKGASTLRQLVAFVGEETFVTALKEYFHDHAFGNTELADLLKPLEKASGRDLDDWTERWLRTAGVNTLRADFSVDDAGAFTSFAIEQTATEKFPVLRPHRLAVGLYRRTDAGLVRTERFEVDIDGARTELPELTGATQPDLVLLNDDDLTYAKIRLDERSRTTLVESIDQLTESLPRALAWGSAWDMTRDAEMPASQYVGIVLRGIRAETDLTGVRSLLAQANSAVNQYAAPQNRPALRAQLEEALAGLVADAEPGSDHQLAFVRAYSSAVFSAAGADRIAGWLDGRDLPEGLAVDTDLRWTLIVALSRLGRIGADEIDDELTRDTTITGQERAAQARAARPTAEAKEEAWRIAVESEDTPNETQFRTILGFQQPGQEDLLRPYVERYLNAAKDVYTRLGSSMGENVLVYLSPRHLADQAALDALTGWLAAESSVVDAPTLRYVTEAQADLTRAIAAQATDTVV, encoded by the coding sequence ATGCCTGGAACCAACCTGACGCGCGACGAGGCGCGTTCCCGTGCGGGCGTGGTCAGTGACGTGACCTACGCGATCGAGCTCGACCTGACCGGTGCCCCGAGCGGCGCCCCCACGTTCCCGTCCGTGACCACCGTCACCTTCACCGCCACCGCCGGCGCGAGCACGTTCGCCGACCTGATCGCGGACAAGGTCCGCACGGTGACGCTGAACGGCGACGCCCTAGACCCGGACGTGGTGTACGACGGCGCGCGCATCCAGCTCGACGGGCTGGCGGAGCGCAACGAGCTCACCGTGGTCGCGGACTGCCTCTACTCCCGCACCGGCGAAGGGCTGCACCGCTCGGTCGACCCGGCCGACAAGGAGACCTACCTCTACACGCAGTTCGAGGTGCCGGACGCCCGCCGGGTGTTCACCACCTTCGAGCAGCCCGACCTCAAGGCCCCGTTCACCTTCACCGTCTCCGCCCCGGCCCGCTGGGCGGTCATCTCGAACGCACCGACCCCCGAGCCCACGACGTACACCGGTGAGAACGGCGAGGAGCTGGCCCGCTGGGAGTTCCCGCCGACCGAGCGGATCTCGACGTACATCACCGCGGTCGTCGCCGGTCCGTACCACGTGGTGACGGACGCGTACGAGGGTCCGCACGGGACGTACCCGTTGTCGCTGCTGTGCCGTCCGTCGCTGAAGGAGGCGCTGGACGTCGAGGACCTGTTCGAGGTCACCAAGCAGGGCTTCGCGCTGTTCGAGGAGGCGTTCGGGACGCCGTATCCGTTCCACAAGTACGACCAGGCGTTCGTGCCGGAGTACAACATGGGCGCGATGGAGAACGCCGGCTGCGTGACGCTGCGGGACGAGTACCTGTTCCGCAGCCGCACGACGCACGCGGAGCTGGAGTCCCGCGCCAACACCGTGCTGCACGAGCTGGCGCACATGTGGTTCGGCGACCTGGTCACGATGACCTGGTGGGACGACCTGTGGCTGAACGAGTCGTTCGCCGAGTGGGCCAGCCACTGGGCTCAGGTGGTCGCGACGACGAAGTACTCCGACGCCTGGACGACGTTCTGCAACGCCCGGAAGAACTGGGCGTACCGGCAGGACCAGCTGCCCTCGACGCACCCGATCGCGGCCGACATGATCGACTTCCACGCGGTCGAGGTGAACTTCGACGGCATCACCTACGCCAAGGGCGCGTCGACGCTGCGCCAACTGGTCGCCTTCGTCGGTGAGGAGACGTTCGTCACCGCGCTGAAGGAGTACTTCCACGACCACGCGTTCGGGAACACCGAGCTGGCCGACCTGCTCAAGCCGCTGGAGAAGGCGTCCGGGCGCGACCTCGACGACTGGACCGAGCGCTGGCTGCGGACCGCCGGCGTGAACACGCTGCGCGCCGACTTCAGCGTCGACGACGCCGGCGCCTTCACCTCGTTCGCGATCGAGCAGACCGCGACCGAGAAGTTCCCGGTACTGCGCCCGCACCGGCTCGCGGTCGGCCTGTACCGGCGGACCGACGCCGGCCTGGTCCGGACCGAGCGGTTCGAGGTGGACATCGACGGGGCGCGCACCGAGCTGCCCGAGCTCACCGGCGCGACCCAGCCGGACCTGGTGCTGCTGAACGACGACGACCTCACCTACGCGAAGATCCGGCTCGACGAGCGCTCCCGGACCACGCTGGTGGAGTCGATCGACCAGCTGACCGAGTCGTTGCCCAGGGCACTCGCCTGGGGCTCGGCCTGGGACATGACCCGCGACGCCGAGATGCCGGCCAGCCAGTACGTCGGCATCGTCCTGCGCGGTATCCGCGCCGAGACCGACCTCACCGGCGTCCGTTCGCTGCTCGCCCAGGCGAACAGCGCCGTCAACCAGTACGCCGCCCCGCAGAACCGGCCCGCCCTACGGGCCCAGCTCGAGGAGGCACTGGCCGGTCTGGTCGCCGACGCCGAGCCGGGCAGCGACCACCAGCTGGCGTTCGTCCGGGCCTACAGCTCGGCGGTGTTCTCGGCGGCCGGTGCCGACCGGATCGCCGGCTGGCTGGACGGACGTGACCTGCCGGAGGGTCTGGCCGTCGACACCGACCTGCGCTGGACGCTGATCGTCGCGCTGTCCCGGCTCGGCCGGATCGGTGCGGACGAGATCGACGACGAGCTCACCCGCGACACCACGATCACCGGACAGGAGCGGGCCGCGCAGGCCCGTGCCGCCCGGCCGACGGCCGAAGCGAAGGAAGAGGCCTGGCGGATCGCGGTGGAGTCCGAGGACACCCCGAACGAGACGCAGTTCCGGACCATCCTCGGCTTCCAGCAGCCCGGCCAGGAGGACCTGCTGCGGCCGTACGTCGAGAGGTACCTGAACGCAGCCAAGGACGTGTACACGCGGCTCGGCTCGTCGATGGGCGAGAACGTGCTGGTGTACCTGTCGCCACGGCACCTGGCGGACCAGGCCGCGCTGGACGCCCTGACCGGCTGGCTGGCCGCGGAGTCGTCGGTCGTCGACGCTCCGACCCTTCGGTACGTCACCGAGGCACAGGCGGACCTGACCCGCGCGATCGCCGCGCAGGCGACGGACACTGTCGTCTGA
- a CDS encoding mycothiol-dependent nitroreductase Rv2466c family protein, translated as MTASADFWFDPACPWAWMTSRWMLEVEQVRDVKTTWHVMSLAVLNEERMEHDANWDRLIGRVRVLIAAEQAHGNEVLLPLYTALGRRIHNEGRGGKDDAVLAEALEEAGLPASLIEAAGTDKYDDALKKSHHAGMDQVGMEVGTPVIAVEGTAFFGPVVTPAPKGEAAGKLWDGVRLVAGTEGFFEIKRTRDRGPIFD; from the coding sequence ATGACTGCCTCTGCAGATTTCTGGTTCGACCCGGCCTGCCCCTGGGCCTGGATGACGTCCCGCTGGATGCTCGAGGTCGAGCAGGTCCGGGACGTGAAGACGACGTGGCACGTGATGAGCCTCGCCGTCCTGAACGAAGAACGTATGGAGCACGACGCCAACTGGGATCGCCTGATCGGTCGGGTCCGGGTGCTGATCGCCGCCGAGCAGGCGCACGGCAACGAGGTCCTGCTGCCGCTCTACACCGCGCTCGGCCGCCGGATCCACAACGAGGGCCGCGGCGGCAAGGACGACGCGGTACTGGCCGAGGCGCTCGAGGAGGCCGGTCTGCCGGCCTCGCTGATCGAGGCCGCGGGCACCGACAAGTACGACGATGCGCTGAAGAAGTCACACCACGCCGGCATGGACCAGGTCGGCATGGAGGTCGGTACGCCGGTCATCGCCGTCGAGGGCACCGCGTTCTTCGGCCCGGTGGTGACGCCGGCGCCCAAGGGCGAGGCGGCCGGCAAGCTCTGGGACGGCGTTCGCCTGGTGGCCGGCACCGAGGGCTTCTTCGAGATCAAGCGCACTCGCGACCGCGGCCCGATCTTCGACTGA
- a CDS encoding ribose-5-phosphate isomerase has translation MRVHIGCDHAGFELKNHLVQHLTAAGHDVVDHGPAVYDAVDDYPPFCLRTGQAVVDDPGSLGIVIGGSGNGEQIAANKVKGVRAVLAWSTDTARLGREHNNANVISVGARMHSEEEAAGFVETFLATDYSGEERHTRRIDMLSNYESTGELPPLP, from the coding sequence ATGCGAGTGCACATCGGCTGCGACCATGCCGGCTTCGAGCTGAAGAACCACCTCGTGCAGCACCTGACTGCTGCCGGGCACGACGTCGTGGATCACGGTCCGGCGGTGTACGACGCCGTTGACGACTACCCGCCGTTCTGCCTGCGGACCGGACAAGCGGTCGTCGACGATCCGGGCAGCCTCGGCATCGTGATCGGTGGCTCGGGCAACGGCGAGCAGATCGCCGCGAACAAGGTGAAGGGGGTCCGGGCGGTGCTGGCCTGGAGCACCGACACCGCACGCCTCGGCCGCGAGCACAACAACGCCAACGTGATCAGCGTCGGCGCCCGGATGCACTCCGAGGAGGAGGCGGCCGGGTTCGTCGAGACGTTCCTGGCCACCGACTACTCCGGCGAGGAGCGGCACACGCGCCGGATCGACATGCTGTCGAACTACGAGTCGACCGGCGAGCTCCCGCCCTTGCCCTGA
- a CDS encoding helix-turn-helix domain-containing protein translates to MYPTPAQRAALLEQCRHARYIWNLAVEQWSIGPATRAQRQVMPSSVGS, encoded by the coding sequence ATGTATCCGACGCCCGCGCAGCGGGCTGCGCTGCTCGAGCAGTGCAGGCATGCTCGGTACATCTGGAACCTGGCGGTCGAGCAATGGTCGATTGGACCCGCGACAAGGGCCCAACGCCAGGTTATGCCAAGCAGTGTCGGCAGCTAA
- a CDS encoding transposase, which produces MLVRRLEHKALGRVERVNPAYTSQTCAACGYCASGNRESQAVFRCVACSHQANADVNAAVNIAAGRAVSARRGTPVRVSLKREPQPATSA; this is translated from the coding sequence ATGCTCGTCCGGCGCCTGGAGCACAAGGCGCTAGGGCGGGTCGAGAGAGTGAACCCTGCATACACGTCGCAGACCTGCGCCGCCTGTGGGTACTGCGCATCGGGAAACCGCGAGAGTCAAGCGGTCTTCCGATGCGTGGCCTGCAGCCACCAGGCAAACGCCGATGTGAACGCGGCAGTTAATATCGCGGCTGGACGGGCCGTCAGCGCACGCCGAGGGACGCCCGTCCGGGTCTCGCTGAAGCGTGAACCACAACCTGCTACGTCCGCGTAG
- a CDS encoding Fpg/Nei family DNA glycosylase, which yields MPEGHTLHRLANDVWDAFGGRMVQASSPQGRFVDGAALLNGHVLRQTEAHGKHFLADFEGAGWLHIHLGLIGKMDIHPAPVPEPVGQVRLRLQSATAYADLRGATVCEVITGEERDKLLSRLGPDPLRDDADPELAWKRIHRSKLPIGQLLMNQDVLSGVGNVYRAEVLFRAKLNPMTPGNVVKKREWQGMWDDLLALMKYGVETGRIDTVADDHTPEAMGRDPRKDDHGGEVYVYRRQGQHCFVCQSVIRTKILAGRNLFWCPKCQRTGLTRKS from the coding sequence ATGCCTGAAGGTCACACCCTGCACCGCCTGGCGAACGACGTCTGGGACGCGTTCGGCGGTCGAATGGTCCAGGCGTCCAGCCCGCAGGGCCGGTTCGTCGACGGCGCCGCACTGCTCAACGGGCACGTCCTGCGGCAGACCGAGGCCCACGGCAAGCACTTCCTCGCCGACTTCGAGGGCGCCGGCTGGTTGCACATCCACCTCGGCCTGATCGGCAAGATGGACATCCACCCGGCTCCGGTGCCCGAGCCGGTCGGTCAGGTCCGGCTCAGGCTGCAGAGCGCGACGGCGTACGCCGATCTGCGCGGTGCGACCGTCTGCGAGGTCATCACCGGCGAGGAGCGCGACAAACTGCTCAGTCGCCTCGGACCGGACCCGCTGCGCGACGACGCGGACCCGGAGCTCGCCTGGAAGCGGATCCACCGCAGCAAGCTGCCGATCGGGCAGTTGCTGATGAACCAGGACGTGTTGAGTGGCGTTGGCAACGTTTACCGCGCCGAGGTGCTGTTCCGGGCCAAGTTGAACCCGATGACGCCTGGCAACGTAGTCAAGAAGCGAGAGTGGCAGGGCATGTGGGACGACCTGCTCGCACTGATGAAGTACGGCGTCGAAACCGGCCGGATCGACACCGTTGCCGACGACCACACACCGGAGGCGATGGGCCGTGACCCACGCAAGGACGATCATGGTGGCGAGGTCTACGTCTACCGGCGGCAGGGGCAGCACTGTTTCGTCTGCCAGTCGGTGATCCGGACCAAGATCCTGGCCGGCCGCAACTTGTTCTGGTGTCCCAAATGCCAACGGACCGGACTCACTCGCAAGAGTTGA
- a CDS encoding PP2C family protein-serine/threonine phosphatase: MRKSGGVALVRRIGRRVEALGRRARRSHRLAFVALALVQLVISVASEIWMTSVPASFLIVPLVVGGVLLQFGELVALTGITAAFGSYVVLSRGMTMPRIGFVLVLVIVGWIMIASAKVRSRLGVAGIRSESMLMELRDTLTAQGEMPTMPPGWRVEVAIQSAGGSSFSGDFVVSTMHDDRLEVALVDVSGKGIDAGTRALLLSGAFGGLLGVVPEQEFLPSANQYIRRQDWDDDFATVVHVVLDLRTGDFDVRTAGHPPAIQFDAWSGRWQTRDADGPLLGLMESPEFKSNHGQLRPGDALFLYSDGMVETPRRDIGRGTDRLTGHAERLVAQGFVGGAADLVATAGGPGDDSAIVIIHRLAHG, translated from the coding sequence ATGAGGAAGAGCGGCGGTGTAGCGCTGGTACGACGCATCGGCCGCCGGGTCGAGGCGCTGGGTCGTCGCGCCCGCCGTTCGCACCGGCTGGCGTTCGTCGCACTGGCGCTGGTGCAGCTCGTGATCTCCGTCGCGAGCGAGATCTGGATGACCTCGGTACCGGCGTCCTTCCTGATCGTCCCGCTCGTGGTCGGCGGTGTGCTGCTGCAATTCGGCGAGCTGGTCGCGCTGACCGGCATCACGGCAGCGTTCGGTTCGTACGTCGTGTTGTCCCGCGGCATGACGATGCCCCGGATCGGCTTCGTCCTGGTGCTCGTCATCGTCGGCTGGATCATGATCGCCAGCGCCAAGGTGCGCAGCCGGCTGGGCGTGGCCGGCATCCGGAGCGAGTCGATGCTGATGGAGCTGCGCGACACCCTCACCGCTCAGGGGGAGATGCCGACGATGCCGCCCGGCTGGCGGGTCGAGGTCGCGATCCAGTCCGCCGGTGGGTCGTCGTTCTCCGGCGACTTCGTGGTGTCGACGATGCACGACGACCGGCTCGAGGTGGCGCTGGTCGATGTCTCGGGCAAGGGAATCGACGCCGGGACGCGGGCGCTGCTGCTGTCCGGTGCGTTCGGTGGGCTGCTGGGGGTCGTGCCCGAGCAGGAGTTCCTGCCGTCGGCGAACCAGTACATCCGCCGGCAGGACTGGGACGACGACTTCGCCACCGTCGTTCACGTCGTGCTCGATCTGCGCACCGGGGACTTCGACGTACGCACGGCCGGGCATCCGCCGGCGATCCAGTTCGACGCGTGGTCGGGGCGGTGGCAGACGCGGGATGCGGACGGACCGTTGCTCGGGCTGATGGAGTCGCCGGAGTTCAAGTCGAACCACGGGCAGCTGCGGCCCGGGGATGCGCTGTTCCTGTACAGCGACGGCATGGTGGAGACACCACGGCGGGACATCGGTCGCGGCACGGACCGGCTCACCGGCCACGCGGAACGGCTTGTGGCGCAAGGGTTCGTGGGTGGCGCCGCCGACCTGGTCGCCACGGCCGGCGGCCCGGGTGACGACTCGGCGATCGTGATCATCCACCGGTTGGCGCACGGCTGA
- a CDS encoding SRPBCC domain-containing protein, whose amino-acid sequence MDSVEREVYVEARPEVVWAAVAQPEGLARWYAFGGAEVDLRPGGRLVLRWDERGEFRGFVEKVEPGRRFAYRYAVAPGVEPVPGNANLVEFTLTPEGEGTRLLVVESGFDRLDLAPDEQTEHADQSAQAWENSLTLLTDLAPTL is encoded by the coding sequence ATGGACAGCGTTGAGCGTGAGGTGTACGTCGAGGCTCGACCGGAGGTGGTGTGGGCCGCCGTGGCGCAGCCGGAGGGGCTTGCCCGGTGGTACGCGTTCGGTGGTGCCGAGGTCGACCTGCGGCCGGGCGGCCGGCTGGTGCTGCGCTGGGACGAGCGCGGTGAGTTCCGCGGCTTCGTCGAGAAGGTCGAGCCGGGCCGGCGCTTCGCCTACCGGTACGCCGTCGCGCCGGGCGTGGAGCCGGTGCCCGGCAACGCGAACCTGGTCGAGTTCACCCTCACCCCGGAAGGCGAGGGCACCCGCCTGCTGGTCGTCGAGTCCGGCTTCGACCGCCTGGACCTGGCCCCGGACGAGCAGACCGAGCACGCCGACCAGTCCGCCCAGGCCTGGGAGAACTCGCTGACGCTGCTCACCGACCTGGCTCCGACGCTCTGA
- a CDS encoding nitroreductase family deazaflavin-dependent oxidoreductase, translated as MTANSDEYAPSPTDWVRDQVEKVTAAGTTAVVDIKGMRVVLLTMRGAKSGKIRKVPLMRVEHNGVYAAVASLGGAPKHPVWFYNLKADPKITLQDGDVTKEYVAREIEGAEYDEWWPRAVAAYPPYAEYQTKTSRKIPLFLLDPVD; from the coding sequence ATGACAGCCAACAGCGACGAGTACGCGCCGAGCCCCACCGACTGGGTCCGGGACCAGGTCGAGAAGGTCACGGCCGCCGGCACCACGGCCGTGGTCGACATCAAGGGTATGCGGGTCGTGCTGCTGACCATGCGCGGCGCCAAGTCCGGCAAGATCCGGAAGGTTCCGCTGATGCGGGTCGAGCACAACGGCGTGTACGCCGCGGTCGCCTCGCTCGGCGGCGCGCCCAAACACCCGGTCTGGTTCTACAACTTGAAGGCCGACCCGAAGATCACCCTCCAGGACGGTGACGTCACCAAGGAGTACGTCGCCCGCGAGATCGAGGGCGCCGAGTACGACGAGTGGTGGCCGCGCGCCGTCGCCGCGTACCCGCCGTACGCCGAGTACCAGACCAAGACCTCCCGCAAGATCCCGCTCTTCCTGCTGGACCCGGTCGACTAA
- a CDS encoding CDP-alcohol phosphatidyltransferase family protein — MQEPFVGSTRLRLAGLALHAYTASGTVLALLIVIAAIDGDAVRALWLGLAALVIDGTDGMLARRLRVKETIPWFDGAMLDNIVDYLTYAFAPIVLLWTGGYLPAGTWGAILGALPLLASSYQFCRVDAKTEDHFFLGFPSYWNVVAFYVVVLSLSPVATGAILVVCSILVFIPVKYVYPSRTKAFRSVNLLTTAVWLASYAVLLAQMPNPNPIVVAVSLAYLVYYGVLSLYLTWRRRVVA, encoded by the coding sequence GTGCAGGAACCGTTCGTCGGGTCGACGCGGTTGCGTCTGGCCGGACTTGCACTGCATGCCTATACCGCGAGCGGAACGGTGCTCGCGTTGCTGATCGTGATCGCCGCCATCGACGGCGACGCGGTCCGCGCCCTCTGGCTCGGGCTCGCGGCCCTGGTGATCGACGGCACCGACGGGATGCTCGCGCGCCGGCTGCGGGTGAAGGAGACCATCCCGTGGTTCGACGGCGCGATGCTCGACAACATCGTCGACTACCTCACCTACGCGTTCGCGCCGATCGTGCTGCTGTGGACCGGCGGCTACCTGCCGGCCGGCACCTGGGGCGCGATCCTGGGCGCGCTGCCGTTGCTTGCCTCCAGCTACCAGTTCTGCCGGGTCGACGCGAAGACCGAGGACCACTTCTTCCTCGGTTTCCCCAGCTACTGGAACGTGGTCGCCTTCTATGTCGTGGTCCTGAGCCTCAGCCCGGTCGCCACCGGCGCCATCCTGGTCGTCTGCTCGATTCTCGTGTTCATCCCGGTCAAGTACGTGTACCCGTCGCGGACGAAGGCGTTCCGCTCGGTGAACCTGCTGACGACCGCGGTCTGGCTCGCGTCGTACGCCGTACTGCTGGCCCAGATGCCGAACCCGAACCCGATCGTGGTCGCGGTCTCGCTGGCCTACCTCGTGTACTACGGCGTTCTGAGTCTGTACCTCACCTGGCGCCGCAGGGTTGTCGCGTAG
- a CDS encoding AAA family ATPase, protein MLTTLAVENYRSLRRIVMPLRGLNVVTGANGTGKSSLYRALRLLADASRNGAIAALAREGGLQSTLWAGPEHVRKDRPVQGTRRTGPVTLRMGFAGDDYGYLMDLGLPVPNGSQFDLDPEIKREALWAGPFLRPAALLVERNNREARIRSSGGEWERAGHQLQTFDSMLSEFADPERAPELLRVRDRLRGWRFYDHFRTDADAPARRVQIGTRTAVLSQDGADVAAALQTIRELGPNGALDEAIELGFPGSRVEVVNTAGRFEVAFRQHGLLRPLSGAELSDGTLRYLLWVAALLTPRPPELLVLNEPETSLHPDLLPALANLVVTAAKEAQVIVVTHSRPFISSLQALSSELHTVELVKDRGATTIDGQGPLDEPPWKWPSR, encoded by the coding sequence ATGTTGACGACGCTGGCGGTGGAGAACTACCGGTCACTGCGGCGGATCGTCATGCCGCTCCGCGGGCTGAACGTGGTGACCGGAGCGAACGGGACAGGCAAGTCCAGCCTGTACCGGGCGCTCCGGTTGCTTGCCGATGCCTCGCGCAACGGCGCCATCGCTGCCCTGGCACGCGAGGGAGGCTTGCAGTCGACACTGTGGGCCGGGCCGGAACACGTCCGCAAGGACCGTCCGGTTCAGGGCACTCGCCGGACCGGACCGGTGACATTGCGGATGGGCTTCGCCGGCGACGACTACGGCTACCTCATGGATCTCGGGTTGCCGGTCCCCAACGGCTCGCAGTTCGATCTGGATCCCGAGATCAAGCGGGAAGCGTTGTGGGCCGGCCCGTTCCTCCGACCGGCTGCCTTGCTGGTCGAGCGCAACAATCGCGAGGCGCGGATCCGTTCGTCCGGCGGTGAGTGGGAGCGCGCGGGTCATCAGCTCCAGACGTTCGACAGCATGCTGAGCGAGTTCGCGGATCCTGAGCGGGCGCCGGAGCTGCTGCGGGTGCGCGACCGGCTGCGGGGCTGGCGGTTCTACGACCACTTCCGTACCGACGCCGACGCACCTGCCCGGCGAGTGCAGATCGGGACCCGCACCGCCGTGCTGTCCCAGGACGGGGCGGATGTCGCGGCCGCCCTCCAGACGATCCGCGAGCTCGGACCGAACGGCGCGCTCGACGAGGCCATCGAGCTGGGTTTCCCCGGCAGCCGGGTCGAGGTCGTCAACACCGCCGGCCGCTTCGAGGTCGCGTTCCGCCAGCACGGTCTGCTCCGGCCGCTGTCCGGCGCCGAGCTGTCCGACGGCACCCTCAGGTACCTGCTGTGGGTCGCCGCCCTACTCACTCCGAGACCCCCGGAGCTCCTGGTCCTCAACGAGCCCGAGACCAGCCTCCATCCCGACCTGCTCCCAGCCCTGGCGAACCTCGTGGTGACCGCAGCCAAGGAGGCACAGGTCATCGTCGTCACCCACTCGCGCCCGTTCATTTCCTCCCTGCAGGCCCTGTCCTCCGAGCTGCACACCGTCGAACTGGTCAAGGACCGCGGCGCCACCACCATCGACGGCCAAGGCCCGCTCGACGAACCGCCCTGGAAGTGGCCGTCGCGCTGA